The proteins below are encoded in one region of Cucurbita pepo subsp. pepo cultivar mu-cu-16 chromosome LG10, ASM280686v2, whole genome shotgun sequence:
- the LOC111803330 gene encoding phosphatidylinositol 4-kinase gamma 1 — translation MKLFMMAVVVDRHCEFKPFCRSQRCRLQSNTHIDFSNCEIDQNNFVNSLREAFEVACIHRSFSTPCLSLVEQVDNKPRIKIMLGRATTGLNTVIEEATNALSCGVGPVPVSSGLGGAYILRNESGVNIAVVKPIDEEPFACNNPKGFVGRLMGQPGLKRSVRIGETGIRELAAYLLDYGGFVGVPPTALVEISNVGFHVNNSSGIPTTPCKIASLQSYVDHDCDAGDLGPSSFSVAAVHRIGIFDIRLLNIDRHAGNLLVKKKQRHENCDVGVVGLVPIDHGLCLPEWLDDPYFEWLHWPQASVPFSENELEYIANLDPVKDAELLRSELPAIREASIRILILCTIFLKKAVASGLCLADIGEMMTREFGSGEEILSALENLCARAMAIVPTIISGERESRHENGDLEMLKFESESTYDGRNKEVFGPHLRKTPEILKPPKVPKLPCPTTGSKRYEYDINDFNYMVVPKSSNHVGLTKSKSFSVQKLHSESGAIMFGKMSRDEWEVFLDSFEKLLPTALDETRRVGSKLQRMGTSCKF, via the coding sequence ATGAAATTGTTCATGATGGCCGTTGTAGTTGATCGACATTGTGAGTTTAAGCCGTTTTGCCGATCTCAGAGATGTAGGCTTCAATCCAATACCCATATCGACTTTAGCAATTGCGAAATTGACCAAAACAATTTTGTTAACTCCTTGAGAGAAGCATTTGAAGTTGCTTGTATACATCGAAGCTTTTCAACTCCATGCCTATCTTTGGTAGAACAAGTTGATAACAAGCCGAGGATTAAAATTATGCTTGGCCGTGCTACCACAGGGCTGAACACTGTCATAGAAGAGGCCACAAATGCTTTGTCGTGTGGTGTTGGTCCAGTACCAGTGTCGAGCGGGTTAGGTGGTGCGTATATCCTGCGTAATGAAAGTGGGGTTAACATTGCTGTGGTAAAGCCTATTGATGAAGAACCATTTGCGTGTAATAATCCTAAAGGATTTGTCGGTAGGTTGATGGGTCAACCTGGTTTGAAGCGCTCGGTTCGGATTGGTGAAACTGGAATTCGTGAATTGGCAGCTTATCTGCTTGACTATGGTGGCTTTGTCGGTGTTCCTCCGACAGCTTTGGTAGAGATCTCAAATGTTGGATTCCATGTTAATAATTCATCTGGGATTCCGACTACACCGTGCAAGATTGCATCACTCCAGAGTTACGTAGATCACGATTGTGATGCTGGAGACCTTGGTCCCTCTAGTTTCTCTGTCGCTGCAGTTCATCGCATTGGGATTTTTGATATAAGACTCTTAAATATTGATAGGCATGCAGGAAATTTACttgtgaagaagaaacaaaggcATGAGAATTGTGATGTTGGGGTGGTTGGCCTTGTGCCGATTGATCATGGACTCTGCCTTCCCGAGTGGCTCGATGATCCATATTTCGAGTGGCTTCACTGGCCTCAGGCGTCGGTACCTTTCTCTGAGAACGAACTTGAGTACATTGCCAATCTTGATCCCGTCAAAGATGCAGAACTCTTAAGATCTGAGCTTCCTGCTATAAGGGAGGCCTCCATTAGAATCCTCATTCTGTGCACCATTTTTCTGAAGAAGGCTGTAGCTTCTGGGCTTTGTCTTGCTGACATTGGTGAAATGATGACCCGGGAATTCGGCAGTGGAGAAGAAATCTTAAGTGCATTAGAGAACCTTTGTGCTCGAGCTATGGCCATTGTACCGACTATCATTTCGGGTGAGCGAGAATCCAGACACGAAAACGGAGACCTGGAAATGTTGAAATTCGAAAGCGAAAGCACATATGATGGTCGCAACAAAGAGGTTTTTGGTCCCCATCTCCGAAAGACACCTGAAATCCTCAAGCCTCCAAAAGTTCCTAAGCTCCCATGTCCTACAACTGGATCAAAGCGATATGAGTATGACATCAACGACTTTAACTACATGGTTGTTCCGAAAAGTAGTAACCATGTTGGTTTGACGAAGAGCAAGAGTTTCTCGGTGCAGAAGCTTCACAGCGAGAGCGGGGCAATCATGTTTGGAAAAATGAGTCGGGATGAGTGGGAGGTGTTTTTGGATAGTTTTGAGAAGCTTTTACCGACAGCACTCGACGAGACGAGACGCGTGGGCTCAAAGCTTCAGAGGATGGGAACTTCTTGCAAgttctga
- the LOC111803745 gene encoding uncharacterized protein LOC111803745, with translation MRLAIAEFTNHAGDWYQHLKSERRRKEEDPIETWEELKEAMRKRYVPKHYERNLKTKLQGLRQGTKSVAEYYQEMETMMERANVREEEEDTMSRFLGGLNREIAHLVDRNPPPYLEDMYHYALKIEDQLKEEKEHSKRYTSRTNIFSNSKTWNKDSFVNRNESMSPKEKFVAAKRVEAESSIGKKNEASKTVKEKSSSIQCWKCKGFGHMRKECVNKKIMVIRNGILDLNDECEDHDSHLVEEIAAYDDEYVEEGNFIFFITRRVLNVQIKEEKFEDQKENLFHTRCLIKGSPCSLVIDSESCTNVVSSFLVKRLQLSVHPHPKPYKLQWLTNEEEIKVNSQALISFTLGRYKDEVLCDVVPMHVEDILFGRSWQYDRKRKKEKNVKNHSGEKKLR, from the exons atgagACTTGCTATTGCCGAATTTACCAATCATGCTGGTGATTGGTACCAACATCTCAAAtccgagagaagaagaaaagaggaggatCCAATAGAGACATGGGAAGAACTTAAAGAAGCCATGAGAAAAAGGTATGTTCCAAAAcattatgaaagaaatttgaaaactaaattgcAAGGTTTGAggcaaggaacaaaaagtgtggcggaatattatcaagagatggaaactatgatggaaagagcaaatgttagagaagaagaagaagataccaTGTCTAGATTCCTTGGAGGTTTGAATCGAGAAATTGCTCATCTTGTTGACAGAAATCCACCACCATATCTGGAAGACATGTATCATTATGCtctcaaaattgaagaccaattgaaggaagaaaaagagcattCAAAAAGGTACACATCACGAACTAACatcttttcaaattctaaaacttgGAACAAGGATAGTTTTGTGAATAGAAATGAATCAAtgtcaccaaaagaaaagtttgtggCTGCTAAAAGAGTGGAGGCTGAGAGTTCCATtggtaaaaagaatgaagcttcAAAGACGGTAAAGGAGAAGTCTAGTTCTATTCAATGTTGGAAGTGCAAAGGGTTTGGACACATGAGGAAAGAgtgtgttaataaaaaaattatggtgaTAAGGAATGGTATACTTGATTTAAATGATGAATGTGAGGATCATGATTCACATCTTGTGGAAGAAATCGCagcatatgatgatgagtatgttgaagaaggtaatttcatattttttatcaCAAGAAGGGTACTCAATGTTCAAatcaaggaagagaaatttgaagatcagAAGGAAAACTTGTTCCACACAAGATGTTTGATCAAAGGAAGCCCATGCAGCTTGGTGATTGATAGTGAAAGTTGCACAAATGTGGTAAGCAGCTTCCTTGTAAAAAGACTTCAACTTTCTGTCCATCCACATCCAAAACCATACAAACTTCAATGGTTGACAaacgaagaagaaattaaggtgAACTCCCAagctcttatttcttttactcttggaagatataaagatgaagtccTTTGTGATGTCGTACCAATGCATGTGGAGGACATCTTGTTCGGCCGATCTTGGCAATATGATAGAAAG agaaaaaaagaaaagaatgtgAAGAACCAcagtggagagaagaaactaaggtaa